Below is a window of Humulus lupulus chromosome 9, drHumLupu1.1, whole genome shotgun sequence DNA.
tatagttgatgcatgtatactactctacactatgactttttctattcttatttcatttaattattaatttatttttaaatattattataatttatatatatatattatacaaccatataaatatatatatattaatattatgtttagatgtaatatatatatatacaaaggttattgatataaatatttatatatactataaaattataatttattttattatatatatatatatatttaaaaaaataataataataaatcagtCTTTATTAAAATTACACACAATATTTACATAAATACTAGAAAAATTTACACACAATATTAACATAAATACTAGAAAAATTTATAGTATTTATACATAAACGAAATTtattatcaatttaaataattaaaagcaGCACCAACAAGATTGTATTTGTAAAATACAATTGATGGGAATGTAAAATATatctatctttttttttaaaaaaaatatcttttttgaaattttaatttaaatttagaaaaataaaaaacgcCACGTGTACATAGGGAGAATCTTATTCCCAAAGAAACTAGGAGACGAACACTCCTATAAATAAGGCTTAGGCATAGGCTTGTTACTTCAGAGTCATCAGTATCTTCTGATTTGGTTGAAACCCTCTCTCGGCTTGGCTTGGCTTCCCTTGACCTTGGTCGTTGTCTTCTTCTCTTAGCCATGTCGTCGTCGTCGTCGTCATCCTCGAAGAAGATCATCCTCACGAGCTCAGACGGTGAGTCGTTTGAGGTGGAAGAGGTGGTTGCGCAGCACTCCCAGACGATCAAGGATATGATCGAGGACGGTTGCGCAGGCACTAGCATCCCTCTGCCTAACGTGAGCAGCAAAAATCTTGCTATGGTCATCGATTACTGTAGGAAGCACGTTGATGAGGGCGTCGCCGCCGAGGATCTCAAGTCTTGGGATGCTGAGTTTGTCAATGTCGACCAGGCCACGCTCTTTGGCCTTATGCTGGTACGCTTGCTTTTCTTTCTCGAAATGAAACATAATTACCTACTTTGGTTTGGTGTTTTTTGAGAGTGAAATTAACAAGTAGTGATGATTTTTATGGTTGTTtactatatatatgttttgtggTGTTTTGATCAGTCTGCAAACTACCTCAACATCAAGGATTTGGTTGACTTGACATGCCAGACTGTGGCTGATATGATCGAAGGAAAGACCCCAGAGGAGATCAGGAGCACTTTCAACATCAAGAGTGATTTCACTCCCCAAGAAGAGGAACAGATTCGCAAGGAGAGCCAGTGGGCTTTTGAATGATATTTTCTATCTAGTGGGGCTTTGGGGTTTTTACTTCTTTTAGTTCTGTTACTGAAATTGATTTTATTCATTATCTCATCTTTTGGATTTGTTAGGCTAGGCTAGAGATGAGCGTGTTCAGGGTTTGTTAGATTGATTCTCTTTGTttacattttatatatttttttttaattttcagttTATTTTAGAGTATATTGTATGAGACAGTAATTTCATTATTTCTTTCAGCATCAAAATGAGTTATAATCCATATATTTCCTCAAACATTTTCATCTTTTAAAACCAGGTAGTCATAAAATCTATGTAGGGTAgtatttacatataaatatatattatttcagTAAAATTCAATACCAAATATATtactatataaaaaatatgttataaaacacaatttattataataataatttcttcattttttaaatcgtagaaaaataacaattttatatTATTGATTACCTAAGTTATCATTTTGCACCAAGCTTCAAGTAAATATTAAACTAAAAAAGTTAAAGAGAGTAAGAGTAATTGTGGAATTACACTACCGTTTGTTGATTTATTTTAAAACTGGGCCATTTAGTTGTTTTGGGGCTATTTTGCTTGTTACcccaattaatttttttgtttatagTGAGAGATCTATAATCAACTAAAACATCTTTTTCGGTTCTTCATTTGTTTCAGTTAGTGCGAgaaaattattaatttgttttttttattaattatcaaTTACAAAGTTGAATGTtttctttattattgttattttttagtcTTGAGTTGGTTGTAACCTCCTGGTTTCTGTTGGGTCTATATATTCTGCCATTTTCTTGTATTCGAACAGATTGGTTTGGGTTTTGAATATAATTGGCTTTTTTTTCTCTCTAGAGTTTTGGACCTTTTTCCTAACATTGTGTAGTCGTTTTCGAATTTTCTTTTGAGGGGTACTTGGGATCTATCTATTCGAGATGGGATTTGTTTTTTGCAGGTGTAAAACTTAGGgtctgtttggcattgttttttgttttttgttctaAAAATTGAGAATAgaaaactatttttgtagttttcaaaaaacaagagctgtttggttaatattttctaaaaacaattttctagttttatttttttaaaatcttaaataaaatattaacaaatatatttacaaagagaaaaatattttaaaagtttgtaataaataatgagataaaataatttgaaaaaaatgatgaaaaataagaagtgagaaagtaaggagagaaattttgaaaaaatagaaattgagaagagagaaattgatccaagaaaaaatgagagagaagagagagaagtgagtagagagaaattgatgagaaagaaagtgaaaagagagaaagtgatgagagaggaaatgacgagagagaaaaaatgatgagagagaaagtgatgatatattaagtgatgagagagaaagtgaagaaagagaaactaatgagagaggaaattatgtgattagataataataaataaataaataatgtgagaaaaaaaaatagataaattttttttaagaacaacaaaaaataattttttgttgttctcaaaattttatgttttttgtaactttgtttttaaaaattgttttctgaaaacaacgccaaacactccgaacttgttttcaaaaaatagtttttagcttttaaaaacaaaaaatagttttttaattaAGGTGCCTTAGTATTTCAGATTCACTTACGTGGTAAACCTGGTTGGATCGAAGTATTTGTATTGTTTCTAGCTTTGTGTGTTACCTTTGCTGTTTTTAGAATATGTAGTGTGATAAATACTGTTAAGTGAAGTTTCCAGAGCCTTGTTTCGAGGAACCAAATGACTTCTTTTGAGTCTAGAATAAAACAATATCTATCTCCTTTCTCAAAAGGGTTCCAAAGATTTGTGGTTTATGTTTAGAATTGATTCTAGTTAGCTGTcttaaaacttaattttttttagttcgGATTGTCAGTGTTTACACTGTTCGCACTAGTAGATCAACTTAATTCATGTTGGTCTCTACTATGAAGAACTTACATATATCTAAGTAAGACAATTCTATTTCTATATATGGTTTGAAAGATTAGTCTAAAATAATGACACACTAATTACTATTATTGACTAGTAAGTACATCATCATAATTAGTGTCTGTCTAGAAATAAACATGACAAAATCAAAGCTAGTACATGGCAATTAAACAGAAGTAGAAGCAGAGAAACTATACATATATTCTGCTATGCATGGCTCAGTTACTAGTTTTGTCCACACACAGTTAATTCACAATGTAGTATCGATTGATCAATTTGAACTTCCTGGTCAAACACCTCAAAATTGGATCATGACCAAATTACAATTTCATATACTAATTGTAATTTGGACatacttaagcagtcaatttTCAAATGCCTAATTATAACTTAAGAATGAATACTATATTTTGCTAAGTTCTTTATAGGTAGGAATCTGTTAAAGGAGTGGAGAATGTGGATTCAGATGCAGTAAGAGATAAGAAGATGATATCATATCAGAATACAGAAACTGGTCAATTACTTGGTCTGATCTTGAATGAAATTTTGAGTCTTAAATGTTATTTACTGTAATCCAAGTCTATATCCAATGATGTTTTTACAAATCATAGCACTTGATGAAATACTTCAAAAGATCAATGAAGTCAATGCAAATTCTGAAATCGAGGAGATGTGGGAAAAGCTAGAGCTTCCAAGAACTGAATCAATGGCGGTCCAAAACGGTCAAAACACTAGTAGTCTTCTTCAAATAAAGTTGAAGTTGAAGACGTTGAACTACATCAATATTGTCAAGAACCTGGATAAGAATATATTAGTCAGAGAAGATCTAAAGATTTTCAAGGCTGCAGTTGGAAGACTAGAGAAAGAGTTGAGAAGATTCTTACATGCCATAAATTCTtatatctgttttttttttctaaaattgacaAACAGTGATAAATTTATCAATACTTTAGATCTTTTGAATTATAACTGGCTAAGTTATTTCTGGTTTGCAGTCATTTAATAAGAAATGAAGAGATTGTTTGGTCATTTTCCTCTGCAGTAGTAGGTGAAGTTGTTATAGTTGAATATTCTATTTCAAACCTTAGAAATGTCTTGGTTTCTTTTACATATTCTATGAGAACAAACCAATTTATATGTTACTTAGCTTGATAGTTTAGCTGAGTACTTGTTAGTTGTATAATACATGGAATTTAAGTTGGTGGCACTATGATTTTTCAAAAATCTAAACCAACACCGAAAGTCTTGCTCATCAATCAATCAGATTCATCAAAAAGTTTTTCTGTTATGTCAAAAAGACTTCTCCCTTgctatttcaaaaataaataaatataacatgTAAATAATGTCAACTAATTTGAGGGATGTAAAAGGGGGCTTTGTTTCTGTTACTCATTATGTTCACTAATTTTAGTATTTGATTATAATAACACTTATTCTATGTTCACTATGGGGTGTTCTGTGATTAGTTTCATCTAATAGTAAAGGCTAGTTAAATAGGGGACTTAATTGggctaaattatatatatatatatatatataaattgataaTTTCTCATATATCAAAAAAACGGATTCctaaaaatatttggaaaaagaTCGGATATTGGGCAGCATTAAAAGCTTTTTCTTTAGGTAAATCTCTTTCTACAAGAAAttcaaaaagttttttttatacgccAAATAAATAATCCAAAATTGGAATCATCTTTATTGTTCTGActcgaaaaaaaaaatcagtctAATTTTGAATTTACAACTCGAAAACTCCGAAATacattagaatttttttttattagaattataataattataataatacttcactttatttatatatttctattatttatatatttattccttttaaaatataatacaaaaaaaaaatgatttcacTTTAAACTCTATtggtaggactctcagtgttcttgatatttgaacaattttcggcgcgatttttttttatgatcgtgtatattgtagctatttagagaaTCGACgtgatttttaaaaaattctgaatagcttacagtaccgaaaactaggctcaaacatgttgttgcatcgtgattaattttttttttatgcgcgtggaaagcaacatgtttgaacctagttttcggtactgtaaactattcagaattttctggaAATTTgcggatgctctaaacaactataatatacatggtcataaaaaaaatcgcgccgaaaattgttcacaagtcaagaacactgaagagccCCATCAGTAAggtttaaagtgaagcccctataggagaattgtccTATGTAACTATGTCGTATTTTTGtatttatgaaattttgaaaatagtatttttgaaaaCATGATAgcatatttttttaaagaaaaaagtaGAAacggtaaaaaaaaaaagagagtgtattttagaaaaaataacaATGTAAAATTCGTTAAAATGTGTGAAAGTCCATATTGTAGGCCCAATAAAAGGCCCATTTAAATTGAAGAGAATAGATCCAACTTTTTCCAGGTTTTCGGCCCAAAATCTTATCGGTCGGCCGATTCTCGCAAGGTTAGGGTTTTGTCGTTCTAACACTATAAAACCAAGTAGTCTTCCTTCTCGATTAATTTCCAATAGTAGATAGGCTCACTCGGACTCTAGGAAGTGCTGAAAGGTATGCAAATCTGTGTTGTATTTCGATTTATTCATGTATGCTATCATGATTTAGggtttattttgtttgtttgagtTGTGTGGTCTTTAGTGATGATCTAAGTTAAGTAACTTTCGTTTTTCTGATAAAATTTGTGAGGAATGTTATGTAGACCTGAACTGAAGAGAAGAGACATTTTAATTCGTTGCTGAATGTTTCTTCGATTTTCATTGCAGTTCTTTTAAGAATTTCACTGTAATGTTTGGATTCCAGGAAAAAAGATAAAAGAAACAACTTGAAATCTGTGCCTTCTTTTGATTTGAAGTGTTTTTCGTTAGTCACCTGATTTTGTTTGCAATTGGATTCTTGAGCTCGAATTAAACGcctttcaaatttaaattttatttgggaGTCAGTTGTGGTAGGGTTTTTACGGTAGTAGTGCCTCTGATGATGATGAAACTCTAAACTTTCGTTCTTCTGAGATATTCTATGCGGAAAAAAATTGGAGACCTGAACTGAAGAAGTCGAGTTTAATAATGTACAACCTCTCTTCTAGGATTAGGAAGTAACATGAATTTGAGAAGGACGATTGAGCTAGGAATATTCAGAGTACTTTATACAGTGGGGTTCTGTTTTATACTGTAGATTTTGAGTTATGTGGATTTGACGATGGAGCTAAGATGTCCATGTTTATTTATATGTTTCATGCTCTCTTAAGTAATATTGAAGCAAACTATTTTGTTTTTTTGGGAAGGTGCTTGCTTTACTGCATGGAAGTTactgaaattttgaaaaatgttgaTGTTTTCAGATGTTCTTTAATTTTTTGTATTGCCTCTGAGGATGATCAAACTAATAACTTTCGTTCTTCCGAGATACCCCATGCGGAAAATAATTGGAGACCTGAACTGAAGAGGCTAAGCTAGGATATTTGTAGAACTACAGTTAGAAAATTAGGGTGTTGGCGACTGGACTTCTAAGGCGTGGTTGTGCTGCTATTTTTTATTCTGAAATGATATTGAAGCAAATCTACATTATATATTTTGGGCACTTAGTCCTGAAGGTGTTTCCATTACTAGGTTGAATAGTCTCCATTTACTTTTACTGCTTTCATACGTTTTGCAAATTTTTTGTATTGCCTCTGAGGATGATCAAACTAATAACTTTCGTTCTTCCGAGATATCTCATGCGGAAAAATATTGGAGACCTGAACTGAAGAGGctaaactaagtaatttatagaACCATACATCTGTTGCAGGGTGGCTGGCtgtgttgatttttttttctccCATCACTAGGATTCTGGATCTTGTTGAagttttgaatttatttattgatattattatatgtttgtgacTACTTGATATTCTCTCTCGCTTCAGCAAATGTTCTCctttttctttgaaaacatccaaAATTTGATAGTGTGAAGTATTtttacttgatatttttttttgtttttttcctaTAAGAAATGCCATTCTTAAACTCAAACAAAGAAAACATTTCTCTCTTATTTTTCATTTGGCCCCACTGCTCACCGAGGTTTCCCTCAGGCTTGTACATCTCAACTCGGCGGGCAGCTCTACTAGCAGACATGGTGAACGTTCCTAAGACCAAAAAAACTTACTGCAAGAATAAGGAGTGCAAGAAGCACACCCTTCACAAGGTGACTCAATACAAGAAGGGCAAGGATAGTCTTGCTGCTCAGGGAAAGCGTCGGTATGACAGGAAACAGTCTGGTTATGGAGGTCAGACTAAGCCAGTCTTTCACAAGAAGGCCAAAACCACCAAGAAGATTGTTCTTAGGCTGCAGTGCCAAGGTTGCAAGCATGTCTCTCAGCACGCAATCAAGCGATGCAAGCATTTCGAGATAGGAGGAGACAAAAAGGGAAAGGGAACTTCTCTCTTTTAAATTTGTGTTACTATGTCATTTTTGTTTTTATGGATCTTGAAATAGAATTATGGGATATTTGTTAACCTAGACATATGCTGTCATGTTAAACATGATTTTGTTTGTTGAACTTTGTCAATGTTATTATTCTTAAGGTTCCGAGAAGTGTTTTGGGGTTGTGCTttcgaaaaaaaaaagagaacataATATAAAAAGAGGGCTATAGATGGTCTA
It encodes the following:
- the LOC133800669 gene encoding SKP1-like protein 1A; the protein is MSSSSSSSSKKIILTSSDGESFEVEEVVAQHSQTIKDMIEDGCAGTSIPLPNVSSKNLAMVIDYCRKHVDEGVAAEDLKSWDAEFVNVDQATLFGLMLSANYLNIKDLVDLTCQTVADMIEGKTPEEIRSTFNIKSDFTPQEEEQIRKESQWAFE
- the LOC133802564 gene encoding large ribosomal subunit protein eL42 codes for the protein MVNVPKTKKTYCKNKECKKHTLHKVTQYKKGKDSLAAQGKRRYDRKQSGYGGQTKPVFHKKAKTTKKIVLRLQCQGCKHVSQHAIKRCKHFEIGGDKKGKGTSLF